A genomic window from Bombus pyrosoma isolate SC7728 linkage group LG8, ASM1482585v1, whole genome shotgun sequence includes:
- the LOC122570017 gene encoding gamma-aminobutyric acid type B receptor subunit 2 isoform X1: MATVPRRTSPSRCWPGLLTAAYLCAFVLWIDGMLGCAGQRPKNIGTKKRDVYIAGFFPYGSHVPESHIGRGVMPSVKLAVDHINENRRVLKNYRLHMWWNDTECNAAVGVKAFFDMMHSGPHKVMLFGAACTHVTDPIAKASKHWRLTQLSYADTHPMFTSNSFPNFFRVVPSENAFNAPRVALLMHFNWTRVGTIYQNEPRYALAHNRLLTDLDGYSMEVVESQSFATEVTTALEKLKEKDVRIILGNFNEAWARRIFCEAYRFGMFGRKYQWVIMGTYANDWWMHSGGGCNYTNLVEALQGAILTDLLPIKTEEQETVAGITTEQYQFEYDSRRGGEYSRFHGYTYDGIWAVALAIEHVAGKITHHRRNQTMSDFRYRDEFWEELFLEALKNTSFEGVTGLVRFYDNERRAYILLKQFQRDREVKVGEFNGMTGVLNLSKGEPLVWGGKSPPKDRTLHIIEQSTVNITIYALLASAASVGITMAAIFLAINIKYRNQRYIKMSSPHLNNLIIVGCMLTYSSVIFLGLDSQLSSVTAFPYICTARAWLLMAGFSLAFGSMFSKTWRVHSIFTDVKLNKKVIKDYQLFMVVGVLLVIDLGIMTTWQVADPFYRETKQMEPYPHPSSEDIIIIPENEYCQSNRMTIYLGCIYAYKGVLMIFGAFLAWETRHVSIPALNDSKYVGMSVYNVVIMCVTGAAISFVLADKQDAMFIMLAIFIIFCSTATLCLVFVPKLIELRRNPQGAIDKRIRATLRPMSKTRRDSSISELEERLKEATLANQKFRKQLLEKDSELQMFLRRIDDQTASNTQEAMDRLTVPRQEGTTVKKEGLSVTTETTDISMSMCSLNSTTTSQPEGGDYTNSTATEHQIGKKKTSFSKVPAIAIDSERVPLVPEMQEIKKGTVDSSTSAPPSALKHADDFGRRRSRSSGPGKESEPLLTERSPDSRPDAGKTNVEFVPEIVEEGDAIILEETEIPRHGKSIRCKDDRRSRLPTPPPTKNVSFGELHEQNYLEQAILPPPLQFVPKHRHSVAATNASAHHSLKRRSSVKSNGMAHSHHELFQTRRTSVPANCISYISTENVSKSDATEISLNSGLDKSYVIGECGHRRALLSGTGYRCEKHGGRRHSRAMLNGSAETPPPPRRQRKHYDSQNASSPSVPAMVNASYSDTEKYEGSMSTIIQRSVSERSREKCPRLRGEGHAMIECPHRATRRIRECRHTESKLRQQARLEYVQSTPNVATIHNNKFASANPRGGGSGGGGGSGVAGSANGPGTASSVTGSSSDVVGGSAANVSKMYSAVSDGELLDLAILPIFQKLLTERHKSSSRAGYGASVASCPNISIKCDIVEYL; this comes from the exons TGCAACGCCGCCGTTGGCGTGAAGGCGTTCTTCGATATGATGCACAGCGGACCGCACAAGGTGATGCTATTCGGAGCAGCTTGCACGCACGTCACAGATCCCATCGCTAAAGCATCGAAGCATTGGCGTCTCACGCAG CTTAGCTACGCAGACACGCACCCGATGTTTACAAGCAATAGCTTTCCAAATTTCTTTAGGGTGGTGCCTTCCGAGAACGCGTTCAACGCTCCCCGCGTGGCGCTTTTAATGCATTTCAATTGGACCCGGGTCGGTACCATTTATCAAAACGAACCGAGATACGCTCTG GCACACAATCGGCTGCTCACAGATCTGGATGGCTACAGCATGGAAGTAGTGGAGTCGCAAAGCTTCGCCACCGAAGTGACTACGGCGCTCGAGAAGTTGAAGGAGAAAGatgttagaattattttaggGAATTTTAACGAAGCGTGGGCTAGACGAATATTCTGCGAAGCGTATAG ATTTGGCATGTTTGGGAGAAAATATCAATGGGTGATCATGGGAACGTATGCTAATGACTGGTGGATGCATTCTGGGGGCGGATGCAATTATACTAATCTTGTGGAAGCTCTGCAGGGTGCTATATTAACTGACCTGCTGCCGATCAAAACGGAGGAGCAGGAGACCGTAGCTGGAATC ACAACCGAGCAATATCAGTTCGAGTATGACTCGAGACGAGGCGGGGAGTATTCCAGATTCCACGGATATACGTACGATGGTATATGGGCGGTTGCTCTAGCTATAGAACACGTGGCAGGCAAGATAACACATCACCGTCGCAATCAGACCATGTCGGATTTCAGATACAGGGACGAATTTTGGGAAGAACTTTTTCTCGAAGCTCTGAAAAACACCAGCTTTGAAGGTGTCACG GGACTCGTACGTTTCTATGATAACGAAAGGAGAGCGTATATTCTGTTGAAACAGTTTCAAA GAGACAGAGAGGTAAAGGTCGGCGAATTCAATGGCATGACAGGGGTTCTGAATCTGTCCAAGGGCGAACCCTTGGTCTGGGGAGGAAAATCACCACCAAAAGATCGAACGCTTCACATCATCGAGCAATCGACCGTAAATATTACGATCTACGCCCTGCTCGCTTCCGCGGCTAGCGTGGGTATCACCATGGCGGCCATTTTTCTCGCCATCAATATCAAATATAGAAATCAAAG ATACATAAAAATGTCATCGCCGCATTTAAACAACCTCATTATCGTCGGATGCATGCTGACCTACAGCAGTGTAATTTTCCTTGGGTTAGATTCGCAGCTGTCCAGTGTAACGGCATTTCCCTACATTTGCACCGCCAGAGCATGGCTATTGATGGCTGGCTTTTCCTTGGCCTTTGGTTCCATGTTCTCGAAAACATGGCGAGTACACTCAATATTCACCGACGTTAAATTGAATAAGAAG GTGATAAAGGATTACCAGCTGTTCATGGTGGTCGGTGTATTATTGGTTATCGATTTGGGGATTATGACGACCTGGCAGGTTGCAGATCCATTTTACcgagaaacgaaacaaatggAGCCTTAT CCTCATCCTTCCAGCGAAGACATTATCATAATACCAGAAAATGAATACTGTCAAAGTAATCGAATGACCATTTACTTAGGatgtatatatgcatacaAAGGTGTCTTGATG ATATTTGGCGCTTTTTTGGCATGGGAAACCAGGCATGTTAGTATTCCGGCGTTAAACGACAGCAAATACGTCGGAATGAGTGTATACAATGTTGTGATCATGTGTGTCACCGGAGCAGCTATAAGCTTCGTGTTGGCTGACAAACAAGACGCCATGTTCATTATGTTGgcaatattcataatattctGCAGCACCGCTACTCTATGCTTGGTTTTCGTACCAAAG CTGATAGAATTGCGAAGGAATCCTCAAGGTGCTATAGATAAACGAATCAGAGCCACACTTAGGCCAATGTCGAAGACGCGAAGGGATTCGAGCATCAGCGAATTGGAAGAACGTCTGAAAGAAGCCACGCTGGCGAATCAAAAGTTTCGTAAGCAACTGCTGGAAAAGGATTCAGAACTTCAG ATGTTTCTAAGGAGAATCGATGATCAAACTGCATCGAATACGCAAGAAGCGATGGATAGACTGACGGTTCCGAGACAAGAAGGCACAACGGTGAAAAAAGAGG GTCTATCTGTTACGACAGAGACAACGGACATTTCGATGTCGATGTGCAGTCTAAACTCGACTACCACATCTCAACCGGAAGGCGGCGACTACACGAATTCAACCGCGACCGAGCATCAAATTGGCAA GAAAAAGACATCTTTCTCGAAGGTACCGGCAATCGCGATCGATAGCGAACGAGTTCCTTTGGTTCCCGAAATGCAAGAGATCAAGAAGGGGACCGTAGATAGCTCGACCTCGGCTCCACCTTCGGCATTGAAACACGCGGACGACTTCGGCCGTAGAAGAAGTCGTTCGTCCGGACCTGGGAAAGAGAGCGAGCCTCTTCTTACCGAAAGGAGTCCGGACTCACGACCGGATGCTGGTAAAACGAATGTCGAATTCGTCCCGGAAATTGTCGAAGAAGGAGACGCTATTATCCTCGAAGAGACTGAGATACCCAGACATGGAAAGTCGATCAGATGTAAAGACGATCGTAGGTCCAGACTCCCTACACCTCCGCCGACGAAAAATGTCTCGTTTGGTGAACTTCATGAGCAGAACTACCTTGAGCAGGCGATTCTGCCTCCTCCATTGCAATTCGTGCCCAAACATCGACATTCTG TTGCGGCGACAAACGCATCCGCTCATCATTCTCTGAAAAGGAGATCGTCCGTAAAAAGTAACGGAATGGCTCATTCCCATCATGAGTTGTTCCAAACCCGGAGGACTAGCGTACCGGCCAACTGCATCAGCTATATTTCGACTGAAAACGTATCCAAATCCGATGCAACGGAAATCTCGCTGAATTCTGGCCTCGATAAATCTTACGTTATCGGCGAGTGCGGTCATCGTCGGGCGTTACTTTCTGGTACTGGGTACCGCTGCGAGAAACACGGTGGTCGAAGACACTCCCGGGCGATGTTGAACGGCTCGGCAGAAACTCCGCCTCCACCGCGAAGGCAGAGAAAGCACTACGATTCTCAAAACGCAAGTTCTCCGAGTGTGCCCGCTATGGTCAATGCGAGTTACTCTGATACAG AGAAATATGAAGGGTCCATGTCAACGATCATCCAGCGGTCAGTGTCCGAGAGATCACGAGAAAAGTGCCCTAGGCTGCGAGGCGAGGGTCACGCGATGATCGAGTGCCCACATCGCGCCACCCGCCGAATACGAGAGTGCAGACACACCGAGTCGAAGCTACGGCAGCAGGCTCGCCTGGAATACGTGCAAAGTACGCCAAACGTCGCTACCATTCACAATAACAAATTCGCAAGCGCGAATCCGCGTGGGGGTGGCAgtggcggtggtggtggcAGTGGTGTGGCTGGAAGTGCGAACGGACCAGGAACGGCCAGCTCCGTGACCGGTAGCAGTTCAGACGTTGTTGGTGGTTCCGCTGCGAACGTTTCGAAAATGTATAGTGCCGTGTCGGATGGCGAATTGCTCGATCTAGCGATCTTACCGATTTTTCAGAAGCTGCTCACCGAGAGGCACAAAAGTTCCTCGAGGGCCGGCTACGGCGCTAGTGTAGCCAGCTGTCCGAATATATCTATCAAATGCGACATCGTTGAATACCTTTAA
- the LOC122570017 gene encoding gamma-aminobutyric acid type B receptor subunit 2 isoform X2, with protein MATVPRRTSPSRCWPGLLTAAYLCAFVLWIDGMLGCAGQRPKNIGTKKRDVYIAGFFPYGSHVPESHIGRGVMPSVKLAVDHINENRRVLKNYRLHMWWNDTECNAAVGVKAFFDMMHSGPHKVMLFGAACTHVTDPIAKASKHWRLTQLSYADTHPMFTSNSFPNFFRVVPSENAFNAPRVALLMHFNWTRVGTIYQNEPRYALAHNRLLTDLDGYSMEVVESQSFATEVTTALEKLKEKDVRIILGNFNEAWARRIFCEAYRFGMFGRKYQWVIMGTYANDWWMHSGGGCNYTNLVEALQGAILTDLLPIKTEEQETVAGITTEQYQFEYDSRRGGEYSRFHGYTYDGIWAVALAIEHVAGKITHHRRNQTMSDFRYRDEFWEELFLEALKNTSFEGVTGLVRFYDNERRAYILLKQFQRDREVKVGEFNGMTGVLNLSKGEPLVWGGKSPPKDRTLHIIEQSTVNITIYALLASAASVGITMAAIFLAINIKYRNQRYIKMSSPHLNNLIIVGCMLTYSSVIFLGLDSQLSSVTAFPYICTARAWLLMAGFSLAFGSMFSKTWRVHSIFTDVKLNKKVIKDYQLFMVVGVLLVIDLGIMTTWQVADPFYRETKQMEPYPHPSSEDIIIIPENEYCQSNRMTIYLGCIYAYKGVLMIFGAFLAWETRHVSIPALNDSKYVGMSVYNVVIMCVTGAAISFVLADKQDAMFIMLAIFIIFCSTATLCLVFVPKLIELRRNPQGAIDKRIRATLRPMSKTRRDSSISELEERLKEATLANQKFRKQLLEKDSELQMFLRRIDDQTASNTQEAMDRLTVPRQEGTTVKKEETTDISMSMCSLNSTTTSQPEGGDYTNSTATEHQIGKKKTSFSKVPAIAIDSERVPLVPEMQEIKKGTVDSSTSAPPSALKHADDFGRRRSRSSGPGKESEPLLTERSPDSRPDAGKTNVEFVPEIVEEGDAIILEETEIPRHGKSIRCKDDRRSRLPTPPPTKNVSFGELHEQNYLEQAILPPPLQFVPKHRHSVAATNASAHHSLKRRSSVKSNGMAHSHHELFQTRRTSVPANCISYISTENVSKSDATEISLNSGLDKSYVIGECGHRRALLSGTGYRCEKHGGRRHSRAMLNGSAETPPPPRRQRKHYDSQNASSPSVPAMVNASYSDTEKYEGSMSTIIQRSVSERSREKCPRLRGEGHAMIECPHRATRRIRECRHTESKLRQQARLEYVQSTPNVATIHNNKFASANPRGGGSGGGGGSGVAGSANGPGTASSVTGSSSDVVGGSAANVSKMYSAVSDGELLDLAILPIFQKLLTERHKSSSRAGYGASVASCPNISIKCDIVEYL; from the exons TGCAACGCCGCCGTTGGCGTGAAGGCGTTCTTCGATATGATGCACAGCGGACCGCACAAGGTGATGCTATTCGGAGCAGCTTGCACGCACGTCACAGATCCCATCGCTAAAGCATCGAAGCATTGGCGTCTCACGCAG CTTAGCTACGCAGACACGCACCCGATGTTTACAAGCAATAGCTTTCCAAATTTCTTTAGGGTGGTGCCTTCCGAGAACGCGTTCAACGCTCCCCGCGTGGCGCTTTTAATGCATTTCAATTGGACCCGGGTCGGTACCATTTATCAAAACGAACCGAGATACGCTCTG GCACACAATCGGCTGCTCACAGATCTGGATGGCTACAGCATGGAAGTAGTGGAGTCGCAAAGCTTCGCCACCGAAGTGACTACGGCGCTCGAGAAGTTGAAGGAGAAAGatgttagaattattttaggGAATTTTAACGAAGCGTGGGCTAGACGAATATTCTGCGAAGCGTATAG ATTTGGCATGTTTGGGAGAAAATATCAATGGGTGATCATGGGAACGTATGCTAATGACTGGTGGATGCATTCTGGGGGCGGATGCAATTATACTAATCTTGTGGAAGCTCTGCAGGGTGCTATATTAACTGACCTGCTGCCGATCAAAACGGAGGAGCAGGAGACCGTAGCTGGAATC ACAACCGAGCAATATCAGTTCGAGTATGACTCGAGACGAGGCGGGGAGTATTCCAGATTCCACGGATATACGTACGATGGTATATGGGCGGTTGCTCTAGCTATAGAACACGTGGCAGGCAAGATAACACATCACCGTCGCAATCAGACCATGTCGGATTTCAGATACAGGGACGAATTTTGGGAAGAACTTTTTCTCGAAGCTCTGAAAAACACCAGCTTTGAAGGTGTCACG GGACTCGTACGTTTCTATGATAACGAAAGGAGAGCGTATATTCTGTTGAAACAGTTTCAAA GAGACAGAGAGGTAAAGGTCGGCGAATTCAATGGCATGACAGGGGTTCTGAATCTGTCCAAGGGCGAACCCTTGGTCTGGGGAGGAAAATCACCACCAAAAGATCGAACGCTTCACATCATCGAGCAATCGACCGTAAATATTACGATCTACGCCCTGCTCGCTTCCGCGGCTAGCGTGGGTATCACCATGGCGGCCATTTTTCTCGCCATCAATATCAAATATAGAAATCAAAG ATACATAAAAATGTCATCGCCGCATTTAAACAACCTCATTATCGTCGGATGCATGCTGACCTACAGCAGTGTAATTTTCCTTGGGTTAGATTCGCAGCTGTCCAGTGTAACGGCATTTCCCTACATTTGCACCGCCAGAGCATGGCTATTGATGGCTGGCTTTTCCTTGGCCTTTGGTTCCATGTTCTCGAAAACATGGCGAGTACACTCAATATTCACCGACGTTAAATTGAATAAGAAG GTGATAAAGGATTACCAGCTGTTCATGGTGGTCGGTGTATTATTGGTTATCGATTTGGGGATTATGACGACCTGGCAGGTTGCAGATCCATTTTACcgagaaacgaaacaaatggAGCCTTAT CCTCATCCTTCCAGCGAAGACATTATCATAATACCAGAAAATGAATACTGTCAAAGTAATCGAATGACCATTTACTTAGGatgtatatatgcatacaAAGGTGTCTTGATG ATATTTGGCGCTTTTTTGGCATGGGAAACCAGGCATGTTAGTATTCCGGCGTTAAACGACAGCAAATACGTCGGAATGAGTGTATACAATGTTGTGATCATGTGTGTCACCGGAGCAGCTATAAGCTTCGTGTTGGCTGACAAACAAGACGCCATGTTCATTATGTTGgcaatattcataatattctGCAGCACCGCTACTCTATGCTTGGTTTTCGTACCAAAG CTGATAGAATTGCGAAGGAATCCTCAAGGTGCTATAGATAAACGAATCAGAGCCACACTTAGGCCAATGTCGAAGACGCGAAGGGATTCGAGCATCAGCGAATTGGAAGAACGTCTGAAAGAAGCCACGCTGGCGAATCAAAAGTTTCGTAAGCAACTGCTGGAAAAGGATTCAGAACTTCAG ATGTTTCTAAGGAGAATCGATGATCAAACTGCATCGAATACGCAAGAAGCGATGGATAGACTGACGGTTCCGAGACAAGAAGGCACAACGGTGAAAAAAGAGG AGACAACGGACATTTCGATGTCGATGTGCAGTCTAAACTCGACTACCACATCTCAACCGGAAGGCGGCGACTACACGAATTCAACCGCGACCGAGCATCAAATTGGCAA GAAAAAGACATCTTTCTCGAAGGTACCGGCAATCGCGATCGATAGCGAACGAGTTCCTTTGGTTCCCGAAATGCAAGAGATCAAGAAGGGGACCGTAGATAGCTCGACCTCGGCTCCACCTTCGGCATTGAAACACGCGGACGACTTCGGCCGTAGAAGAAGTCGTTCGTCCGGACCTGGGAAAGAGAGCGAGCCTCTTCTTACCGAAAGGAGTCCGGACTCACGACCGGATGCTGGTAAAACGAATGTCGAATTCGTCCCGGAAATTGTCGAAGAAGGAGACGCTATTATCCTCGAAGAGACTGAGATACCCAGACATGGAAAGTCGATCAGATGTAAAGACGATCGTAGGTCCAGACTCCCTACACCTCCGCCGACGAAAAATGTCTCGTTTGGTGAACTTCATGAGCAGAACTACCTTGAGCAGGCGATTCTGCCTCCTCCATTGCAATTCGTGCCCAAACATCGACATTCTG TTGCGGCGACAAACGCATCCGCTCATCATTCTCTGAAAAGGAGATCGTCCGTAAAAAGTAACGGAATGGCTCATTCCCATCATGAGTTGTTCCAAACCCGGAGGACTAGCGTACCGGCCAACTGCATCAGCTATATTTCGACTGAAAACGTATCCAAATCCGATGCAACGGAAATCTCGCTGAATTCTGGCCTCGATAAATCTTACGTTATCGGCGAGTGCGGTCATCGTCGGGCGTTACTTTCTGGTACTGGGTACCGCTGCGAGAAACACGGTGGTCGAAGACACTCCCGGGCGATGTTGAACGGCTCGGCAGAAACTCCGCCTCCACCGCGAAGGCAGAGAAAGCACTACGATTCTCAAAACGCAAGTTCTCCGAGTGTGCCCGCTATGGTCAATGCGAGTTACTCTGATACAG AGAAATATGAAGGGTCCATGTCAACGATCATCCAGCGGTCAGTGTCCGAGAGATCACGAGAAAAGTGCCCTAGGCTGCGAGGCGAGGGTCACGCGATGATCGAGTGCCCACATCGCGCCACCCGCCGAATACGAGAGTGCAGACACACCGAGTCGAAGCTACGGCAGCAGGCTCGCCTGGAATACGTGCAAAGTACGCCAAACGTCGCTACCATTCACAATAACAAATTCGCAAGCGCGAATCCGCGTGGGGGTGGCAgtggcggtggtggtggcAGTGGTGTGGCTGGAAGTGCGAACGGACCAGGAACGGCCAGCTCCGTGACCGGTAGCAGTTCAGACGTTGTTGGTGGTTCCGCTGCGAACGTTTCGAAAATGTATAGTGCCGTGTCGGATGGCGAATTGCTCGATCTAGCGATCTTACCGATTTTTCAGAAGCTGCTCACCGAGAGGCACAAAAGTTCCTCGAGGGCCGGCTACGGCGCTAGTGTAGCCAGCTGTCCGAATATATCTATCAAATGCGACATCGTTGAATACCTTTAA